The Steroidobacteraceae bacterium genomic interval CGACGACGTCTGGCCCGCCTTGAAGGTGAAACTTGCCGAGGCCATCGGTCGCTACACCCGCGATGAACTCGAACAATTGTTTGCCGGCACCGATGCCTGCGTGACGCCGGTGCTCAGCATGGAGGAGGCGGCTCGCCATCCCCACAACATTGCCCGTTCGGTCTTCGTCGAAGTGGGTGGCGCGATGCAGAATGCACCCGTGCCGCGCTTCAGCCGCAGCAAGCCCGACGAACCCCGTGTTCCGCGCCGACCCGGTGCGGATGGCACCGCAATACTCGAGGAACTTGGCTACAGCGCGCAGGACATTGCCGCGCTGACGAGAAGCGGCGCGTTGCCGGGATAGCAGTGCCTGCCGTATCGCCCGGAACATGCCCGGAAAACGTGGCTTGCCGCGACCTGGAGTCGGGTGACTCGAGATCGGCGCTAATGGCCTGAGATCGTTGCCACGTCGAACTCACCGGCAGCGAATCTGCGCCGCAACTCTTTCTTGTCGATCTTGCCGACACTGGTGCGCGGGAGCTCCGCAACGGTTGACCAGTATTCGGGTACCGCGTAGCGCGCCACATGCGGGCGCACGAACTCACGAAGTTCAGCCGGGTTCGCCGACACACCCGGACGATTGACGATGAGCGCTAGCGGTCGCTCTTCCCAACGCGGATCGGGAATGCCAATCACGGCAACTTCGAACACATCTGGATGGCGAGCGATGGCATTCTCGAGTTCTACGGACGATACCCATTCGCCGCCTGATTTGATCACATCCTTGGTGCGATCGGTGATACGCACATAGCCCCCGGCATCGATGCTGCCCACATCGCCGGTGCGCAGCCAGCCATCCGTGGTGAACGATTCCGGTGTTGCCTGCCGATGATACGAACCCGTCACCCACGGACCATGCAGCTGCAATTCACCTACGGCCACACCGTCGTTCGCGAGCAATTTGCCCGCGGCATCGACGATGCGTACTTCCATGCCCGGTACAGGCCGGCCGCTCATTGCCCGCCATTCGCCTTCTGCCGCGGGCGCACAGCCACGTGGCGGGATGGACAAACAGCACATCGGGCTGGTCTCGGTCATGCCCCAGCCCTGCAGAACCGGCACGCCCCAACGCTCGCGGACGGCGTCAATCAACGCCGGCGATACTGCCGAGCCGCCGGATACGATGACCCGAAAGCTGCTCATGTCGAGCGGATCGCTGCGGTCCGACTGGAGCAGGTCATTGATGAGCGTAGGGACGACGGCCGTAAACGTCGGACGTTCCAGTCCGATCATGGTCCGCAAGTGTTCCGGTTTCAGGTGCACAGCGGGCAGGAGCAGATCGCTGCCCGCGAACCATGCCGAGAACGGCAGACCCCAGGCATTGGCATGGAACATCGAGGGCATCAACAGGATTCGATCTGCCTGACAGATGCCGAAGGTATCGTGCCCGAGCGTCCCGAGTGTGTGCAAAAAAATGGATCGGTGGCTGTACACGACCCCCTTGGGATCGCCGGTCGTGCCACTCGTGTAGCAGACCACCGCGGGGTCGCGTTCATCGAGCGCGGGCCATGCGAATTGCGCGCTCGCTCCTGCGATCAGCGGGTCATAATCATGCACGTGGAAGCGGCTGCGTTCTGCTTCATCTTTCCCGATCGCGCTGTCCCCGCCGACGACGATGACGTGCTTCAGGCCAGGTAAGGCTGCGAGCGCGGGTCGCAGTTGGCCCCACAGCGATGCGTCAATGATCAATGCGCGATCGTCGGCGTGGGCCATGATGGCGGCGATCTGCTCTGGCAACAAACGCACGTTGAGCGTGTGCAGGACGGCTCCCATTGCCGGCACGGCAAGATAGGCTTCGAGATGCGCTTGATGGTTCCAGCAGTAGCTTGCGACCCGCTCGCCACGCGCGATTCCCAGGGCGCGAAGCGCAGCGGCGAGCCTTACTGCGCGTGACGCGACCTGCGAGAAACTGCTGAACCGGAAGCCCGCACCGTCGAAAGTGCCAACACGGCTGTTGGCGTGCACCCGCATGCCGTGGCGCAGGATCATCTGCGTCGACAACGGCAGGTCCATCATGGTTGATTTCATGCGCCAGTCCCCAGTCCGGCAATGCGCGCAGCTTCTTCGAGCAACGCGGGGACGTCATATTCAAGACGTCGCGAGTAGTCGTCGGCGACCTTGCCCGTTCGATATAGCACGTAGGCGCCTTCGACGATGGCAGCCAGTCGCCACAATGCAAAGACCCGATAGTACTCGAAATCGTCGAGCGCGAGCCCGGTGTGGCGCGACCAGCGAAGTGCCAGTGCATCGCGATCGATGCACTGCGGAAATTCGCGCGTCACGTGCTGGACGAATGCGAATCCCGGCGGCGTTACCTGACGCTCTCCCCAGAATGCGAGTGCGAGCGCAAGGTCGGCATAGGGATTGCCTATGCTCGCCAGTTCCCAGTCGATTATCGCCGCGAGTTGCGGTCGATCGCGTCGGAACAGCGTGTTGTCGAGGTGGTAATCGCCGTGCATGATGCTCGCCGGTGGCGGCGGCGG includes:
- a CDS encoding long-chain-fatty-acid--CoA ligase is translated as MKSTMMDLPLSTQMILRHGMRVHANSRVGTFDGAGFRFSSFSQVASRAVRLAAALRALGIARGERVASYCWNHQAHLEAYLAVPAMGAVLHTLNVRLLPEQIAAIMAHADDRALIIDASLWGQLRPALAALPGLKHVIVVGGDSAIGKDEAERSRFHVHDYDPLIAGASAQFAWPALDERDPAVVCYTSGTTGDPKGVVYSHRSIFLHTLGTLGHDTFGICQADRILLMPSMFHANAWGLPFSAWFAGSDLLLPAVHLKPEHLRTMIGLERPTFTAVVPTLINDLLQSDRSDPLDMSSFRVIVSGGSAVSPALIDAVRERWGVPVLQGWGMTETSPMCCLSIPPRGCAPAAEGEWRAMSGRPVPGMEVRIVDAAGKLLANDGVAVGELQLHGPWVTGSYHRQATPESFTTDGWLRTGDVGSIDAGGYVRITDRTKDVIKSGGEWVSSVELENAIARHPDVFEVAVIGIPDPRWEERPLALIVNRPGVSANPAELREFVRPHVARYAVPEYWSTVAELPRTSVGKIDKKELRRRFAAGEFDVATISGH